The Nostoc sp. KVJ3 sequence TCAGTCAGCAATTAGATGAAGATGCACTTCGTTTCATAAATAACCCTGAAAAAGTCCGTTATGATATCCAGAGCAAAACACTTTACTGTAATAAAATCTTGAAGTGGTATCGTCAGGATTTTTTAAAGGTTGCACCCTCTGTTCCAGAATACATTCGCTCCTATTTGAAAACAGACTATCCCCTTAATGCCTCAACGCGGATATCCTATCTTCACTATGACTGGAGCTTAAATCAGCGAATATCTTGATAAAACTGTTTAAGATAATTTGCATTAACGCCAATCCCCACAAAAGGCCAATATAAAGGTAAATTGCAGTTGCTTTGAAGCTACCCCATTTGGCTACGCGACGATCTGAGGAATGAACAATCCGATTTACCAGATAAATACGTCCTTTTTTAACTAATTTTAGACATAAATCTCCATCCTCCATAATCGGCAATGCCTCATCAAATCCGCCACAATCCCAAAAATCAATCCGACGACAGAACATTACTTGATCTCCAAACAACAGGCGCAATCCTCGGAAAAATAGGTGAGGCTTAAATAACAGTGGTGCGTAATAGGTTTTTAAATAATTATGTAGAGAGATACCCCAACGAGTTGTTTGAGAACCTGACATCAGAGAAATGAACCCGCCACAGGCAATGGTAGGTTCTGCCAGAGTCTTGTTGATGACGGTAATTAGATCATCTGGAACCCAAGTATCTGCATGAAGAAAGCAAATAATATCTCCAGTTGCTGCTGATGCTCCATAGTTCATCTGAAGAGAACGCCCTGGTTGTTGAGATAAAAGAAATTGTACATTCAAAGTTTGATTAAATGACTCAAAAATTCGCTTTGCAATTGTCACCGTCTGATCTTGGCTGCCACCATCTACCACTATCACTTCATCAGGAGGAGGATTAAGTAAAGTCAGTTGGCGCAATGTCCGCCCTAAGTTAGTTGCTTCATTTAAAGTAGGAATGATAACAGAAACTTGAGACATACCGATTTAGTGGTTTTATTGTTATCTTTATTACCTTGAGGACGAATCCCGTTAAAAGACTGTGGGTAAAACTGTAAATAGGAACCGATATCTGTGTGATCAGTAAGAAGTTTATAATACACTTGAGGAGGAACTAACACCAGCGTGCCAAATATGAAGGGGATCAATAGTCGTCTAAAACGCTCATTCACATATTCCATTGGTGTTCGCAACTGGAGAGAAAACCAAGAGGCAGCCCCGGAAATAAAAAAAAACAATGGCATGTGCCACTGATGAACAAAAAAAATAAACCATCCAAGGACAGGGCTTAGTAAGTCATTTTTAATATAAAAATCGCCCAATTCGCCTTGGTAAAAAACTGCGGCAGCATGAAAATAAATCAGCAATAGCACCGCCAATACTCTTAACCAATCCAGGTCATAGTGTCTTTCTTGCTGATTATTTATTATGTATAAATCAGATTTTAAATTCATTTATTTGCCTTGGTTATAAAACACCAGGACACAACGGGAGCAGAGCTAAAAAGTCTCTGAAACTCTTATTAATTCTCTGCGAGACGCTGCGCGAACGTGTCCTTTGCGTCTTCTCTACGAGACGCGTTCGCGCAGCCTCTCGTCAGAGAAGCGCGAACGTGGTTCGTTTTTTCATAATTTTGCGTAAGTCCTAATCATATTAAATACAAAAAATAGAGATTGTAGGAAAACGATAAAATTCAACTTTAACAAAGTTTAGAGGTTTAATTCCCCTGCCTCCACAGGCAGCACGTTTTGATGCCTCAGCTAAATCCCTGTCACTTTCACGTAATTGCGAATTGCGAATTGTTTTAATCCTCCAGAGCATGGTAACGAGCTTTTAGCATTTTTCCCCAGATTGCATTGTAAGGATGTACAACCTGTGTAGGTTGATTGTGTCTAAAAATGAGCCTTCCTTCATTTGCCCACTGAAAAATCCCACCGCTCAAGTTATAAATGCACTTCATCCCAGTTTCATTAAGCTGCTGGGCTAATTTGGCGCTACGGTAGCCAACGGAACAGTACACGACAATTGGGTTGTCTTTTGCCACTGTAGAAAGTACTGCTAAGTCAGGTATAAGAGGATCTATCTGTGTTGCTGTTTCGATATGGCTCACCGCATATTCTGTCTGACTTCGTGCATCCAGCACTAATGGCCGCGGCTTTCCAGAATATAATAGCAATTGAGCGAATTCCTTGCTTGTAATTTCCTCAACATTAGGAAACTTCAATCTAATCAGAAGTTTAAGAAACTTAAACGTAAGTGATTGCATTTGTAAAAGTATACTTTCGTTTTTATAGATAGTTTTAAGTTTGATTGGATCACGAGTATGATTTAAAAGACTTTTAAAGCTCTATGAGCTATTAGTTATCGAAAATAAATTTAAATATGGATTTGACAAACAGTTACCCACAGCTATTACAGATTCATAGACAATTGTAAAAAGTTGCATTGATTTCAAAGAGGGATTTACCTCTCCCCATAATGTAACTGTATTTGTTTGCTAAGTCCAATAAAGAATTCCCGCATTTGAAAAGCGCCTACTAATCTCCGTCTCAAAAAAGCAACGCAACGCCTTCATTGTGTCCTTGTCGTAAACGTACTTCGTTCCGCCAAACTTATTACGCTTGACACTGCGTTTTGCCTCATCCATCTCTAATTTTGATTGCGGATACCAAGTTCGTAAAACTTCTTTTGACCCAGGTGTGAACCGATGCGAGATTAGTTCAAAAGTAAGGTTACACTCAAAATCCAGTGCCTCGTTTATCTGGTCAAACAAAGAACTATAGTGCATCTGCCAATCGTCTATCGGTATAATTGGCGCAATAACTAAGCCTACTGGATAACCACCACCGCCACGCTCTAATGGTAGCGCTAACCGTCGCAATGCATTCAGTCTGTATGTTACAGATGCTGTGCCACCTTCAAACTTGCCAGAAATCGGCGCTGCATTAACACTCATCCGACAACGGGTATGCCCATTGTGTGGGAGGTCAAATAACCCATCCACAGCATCAAATTTCGATACCCAACGTAAATGTGCATTACTACGAGTGCCAAAGTAACGAATACATTCAGCAAGGCTTCCAGTTAGATGTTCAATACCCAATGGGTCTGTGTAACAGCTAACTTCAAAACTCGTGTTTTGACTTTGTTGCTCGTAGTTAGCTAAGTTCTCTAATATCTGCGGTAAGTTAGCAAAAACGCGGATGACAGGTGGTCCCGACAAACTACCAGCTAAGTAGCAGTATTGACAATGAGCCGGACAACCTTCAGCAATGTGAAACTGCCAATCCGCAGAAGGTGGAATGGGACTCAGTTTAAAAGAACTGGGTGGTGCAGTAACCACTGCTAAGGTACGCTTGGCGATGTTGTAAGTATCCCGCTCAGACTCACCACGCAGTCCCTTGAGACGATTCTGTGATAATTCTTCGATTGGTAAGTTAAGTGACTCTATACGTGCAAGAATCTGCTGCCCCCAAACCTCATTTAAGGCAGCAGGTGTAAACAGTACCCGTTCAGGTATCCACAATCTTGGCGATGTTACTTGTGTATCTGATAGTGAAACCTGGTTTGTAATTGTATTCAGCAATATCTTTCTCCGTTATTTAGTTTGCTGATTTCTGCAATTAATTTTCAAGGACTTGCTTAATTCGTCGCTCTAGCAGGTCAAGATCCAAACTGCCTTCATCACGGTTAA is a genomic window containing:
- a CDS encoding TIGR04283 family arsenosugar biosynthesis glycosyltransferase — encoded protein: MSQVSVIIPTLNEATNLGRTLRQLTLLNPPPDEVIVVDGGSQDQTVTIAKRIFESFNQTLNVQFLLSQQPGRSLQMNYGASAATGDIICFLHADTWVPDDLITVINKTLAEPTIACGGFISLMSGSQTTRWGISLHNYLKTYYAPLLFKPHLFFRGLRLLFGDQVMFCRRIDFWDCGGFDEALPIMEDGDLCLKLVKKGRIYLVNRIVHSSDRRVAKWGSFKATAIYLYIGLLWGLALMQIILNSFIKIFADLSSSHSEDRISALRH
- a CDS encoding acyltransferase family protein, translated to MNLKSDLYIINNQQERHYDLDWLRVLAVLLLIYFHAAAVFYQGELGDFYIKNDLLSPVLGWFIFFVHQWHMPLFFFISGAASWFSLQLRTPMEYVNERFRRLLIPFIFGTLVLVPPQVYYKLLTDHTDIGSYLQFYPQSFNGIRPQGNKDNNKTTKSVCLKFLLSFLL
- a CDS encoding rhodanese-like domain-containing protein; translation: MLLYSGKPRPLVLDARSQTEYAVSHIETATQIDPLIPDLAVLSTVAKDNPIVVYCSVGYRSAKLAQQLNETGMKCIYNLSGGIFQWANEGRLIFRHNQPTQVVHPYNAIWGKMLKARYHALED
- a CDS encoding spore photoproduct lyase family protein, with the translated sequence MPERVLFTPAALNEVWGQQILARIESLNLPIEELSQNRLKGLRGESERDTYNIAKRTLAVVTAPPSSFKLSPIPPSADWQFHIAEGCPAHCQYCYLAGSLSGPPVIRVFANLPQILENLANYEQQSQNTSFEVSCYTDPLGIEHLTGSLAECIRYFGTRSNAHLRWVSKFDAVDGLFDLPHNGHTRCRMSVNAAPISGKFEGGTASVTYRLNALRRLALPLERGGGGYPVGLVIAPIIPIDDWQMHYSSLFDQINEALDFECNLTFELISHRFTPGSKEVLRTWYPQSKLEMDEAKRSVKRNKFGGTKYVYDKDTMKALRCFFETEISRRFSNAGILYWT